One Hordeum vulgare subsp. vulgare chromosome 4H, MorexV3_pseudomolecules_assembly, whole genome shotgun sequence DNA window includes the following coding sequences:
- the LOC123450588 gene encoding transcription initiation factor IIA subunit 2-like — translation MATFELYRRSTIGMCLTETLHEMVSRDTFSPELAIQVLVQFDKSMMEALENQVKSKVTVKL, via the exons ATGGCCACCTTCGAGCTCTACAGGCGGTCCACCATCGGCATGTGCCTCACCGAGACGCTCCATGAGATGGTCTCCAGAGACACCTTCAGCCCCGAGCTCGCCATCCAAGTGCTCGTCCAGTTCGACAAG TCTATGATGGAGGCGCTGGAAAACCAAGTGAAGAGCAAGGTTACTGTCAAG TTATGA